A genome region from Anopheles stephensi strain Indian chromosome 2, UCI_ANSTEP_V1.0, whole genome shotgun sequence includes the following:
- the LOC118504546 gene encoding broad-complex core protein-like — protein sequence MATEQINAKKRTKSERVFAYVRARVCVCVRVPIGKLMRYEKQKLSVCIVKGPGQGSPSPSSSAAAGSPSQLMPLRMPPPTSGGINEPQECPYCRRTFSCYYSLKRHFQDKHEQSDTLYVCEFCHRRYRTKNSLTTHKSLQHRGSSGMLKRLLKTSAIKTVLSGNGSNVGAGLHGSHPHAHPHLFDFAAELGQPPPGIQ from the exons ATGGCGACAGAACAGATAAATGCGAAGAAACGTACGAAATCAGAGCGAGTGTTTGCGTAcgtgcgtgcgcgtgtgtgtgtgtgcgtgcgtgtaccTATAGGAAAACTCATGAGatatgaaaagcaaaaactttCTGTGTGTATTGTGAAAG GACCAGGCCAAGGATCACCGTCACCATCGTCGTCGGCAGCGGCCGGTTCACCATCGCAGCTGATGCCACTCCGTATGCCACCGCCAACGAGCGGTGGCATTAACGAACCGCAGGAGTGTCCGTACTGCAGACGAACGTTCTCCTGCTACTACTCCCTGAAGCGTCACTTTCAGGACAAGCACGAACAGTCCGACACGCTGTACGTGTGCGAGTTCTGCCACCGGCGATATCGGACGAAAAACTCGCTCACCACGCACAAGAGCCTCCAGCACCGTGGGTCCAGTGGTATGCTGAAGCGATTGCTGAAGACTTCCGCCATCAAGACGGTACTGTCCGGGAACGGTAGCAATGTGGGGGCCGGTCTGCACGGTTCCCATCCACATGCCCATCCGCATCTGTTCGATTTTGCGGCCGAACTGGGACAACCACCACCGGGCATTCAGTAA